The sequence below is a genomic window from Acetivibrio clariflavus DSM 19732.
TTTAAATATGCTTAATTCTTTTATAAGCAAACAGATTAACCTTTCCCATATAAAAGTTATTGTTTTTTCTCAAGAAATTGCACAAGAAGGTATTTCTAAGTATTTACATGCAATGATAAGAAACAGGGAATTTCGTCCAAATGTAAGTATCATTGTGTCAAGGTGTTCTGCGGAAGAATTCATCGATGCAGTCAAACCGAAGCTTGAGACCAATCCGGCAAAGTATTATGAGTTATTACTTGATGCTTATCGGTATACAGGATTTACTACTGACACGCAGCTTATAGATTTTTATAATAAATCGGAAAGATCATCTATTCAGCCGGTAGCGGTTCTTGCTGATGTAAGTAAATATAAATCATCGGATGAGTTTGACTTAAGTAGCTCAACTTACAAAGAGAAAGGCAGGAGCTTTCCTCTGGAAGGGGATTTTAAAGCAGGGGATTTGCCAAAGTTGGGTGGTCTTAATATTGAGATAATGGGACTGGCAATATTTGACGGCGGAAAAATGGTCGGAGAATTGGATGGTGAAGAAACTTCGTATAATCTTATGGTGGAAGGTAAATTTAACTCAATGTATTTCACAATGCCGGATCCTATAAAGAAAGATGATCTTGTTGTTCTGCAGCTAAGGCGTAGCAGACTAACCGAAAAGAAAGTTGAAATGATTGGTGATAAGCCGAAACTCATTGTGAAAGTACATCTTGAAGGAGATATTTTATCGGTACAAAGCGGAATAAATTATGAAAGTGGTGAAAATGTAAAGTTGCTTCAAAGTGCTACAGAGGCTTATATAAAAGATGGAATAATCAAATATCTGGATAAAAGTACTAAAGTGTTTAAAACAGATACCAATGGTTTTGGCAATAAAGTTAAAGGAAAGTTTCTTACTTGGCAAGAATGGCAGGAATTTGACTGGCTTTCCAAATATAAAGAAGCAACCTATGATGTAGAAGTAGATGTAGCAATAAGAAGGCCGGGACTTATTGTAAGAACAGTTACTGAAGTAA
It includes:
- a CDS encoding Ger(x)C family spore germination protein, coding for MAVKYRIFAFILIVILQCIILTGCFDKREPDDMAYPIALGFDKGSTNELRMTMQIAVPTNIAGGESGGGGDGESSSTVIAVETPSIYSGLNMLNSFISKQINLSHIKVIVFSQEIAQEGISKYLHAMIRNREFRPNVSIIVSRCSAEEFIDAVKPKLETNPAKYYELLLDAYRYTGFTTDTQLIDFYNKSERSSIQPVAVLADVSKYKSSDEFDLSSSTYKEKGRSFPLEGDFKAGDLPKLGGLNIEIMGLAIFDGGKMVGELDGEETSYNLMVEGKFNSMYFTMPDPIKKDDLVVLQLRRSRLTEKKVEMIGDKPKLIVKVHLEGDILSVQSGINYESGENVKLLQSATEAYIKDGIIKYLDKSTKVFKTDTNGFGNKVKGKFLTWQEWQEFDWLSKYKEATYDVEVDVAIRRPGLIVRTVTEVRSNK